The Diprion similis isolate iyDipSimi1 chromosome 11, iyDipSimi1.1, whole genome shotgun sequence genome includes a region encoding these proteins:
- the LOC124412241 gene encoding CREB-binding protein-like isoform X2, whose protein sequence is MIMQYQPGKYLANPVMQPNQGLRQPSPQQLMSPQQPRHPGQPIVDIIPQMPGQPGDILGPVDPVYNRPTVAASTMHKHALRQLGQALRSPNTPEQQNQILQILKSNPRLTAAFIKLRQQTTRHARGEE, encoded by the exons ATGATTATGCAATACCAACCAggaaa ATATCTGGCGAATCCTGTGATGCAACCTAATCAGGGGCTCCGGCAACCGAGTCCTCAACAGCTGATGTCACCGCAGCAGCCCCGACACCCAGGTCAACCGATTGTGGATATAATTCCACAGATGCCTGGACAACCAGGAGATATTCTGGGACCAGTCGACCCAGTTTACAATCGACCCACAGTTGCTGCATCGACAATGCATAAGCATGCTTTGCGACAACTTGGGCAAGCCCTGCGGAGTCCCAACACGCCTGAGCAACAAAACCAAATTCTACAGATACTCAAGAGCAATCCTCGGTTAACGGCTGCCTTTATAAAACTAAGACAG CAAACAACTCGACATGCCAGGGGTGAAGAGTAG
- the LOC124412241 gene encoding CREB-binding protein-like isoform X1 has product MIMQYQPGKYLANPVMQPNQGLRQPSPQQLMSPQQPRHPGQPIVDIIPQMPGQPGDILGPVDPVYNRPTVAASTMHKHALRQLGQALRSPNTPEQQNQILQILKSNPRLTAAFIKLRQKQTTRHARGEE; this is encoded by the exons ATGATTATGCAATACCAACCAggaaa ATATCTGGCGAATCCTGTGATGCAACCTAATCAGGGGCTCCGGCAACCGAGTCCTCAACAGCTGATGTCACCGCAGCAGCCCCGACACCCAGGTCAACCGATTGTGGATATAATTCCACAGATGCCTGGACAACCAGGAGATATTCTGGGACCAGTCGACCCAGTTTACAATCGACCCACAGTTGCTGCATCGACAATGCATAAGCATGCTTTGCGACAACTTGGGCAAGCCCTGCGGAGTCCCAACACGCCTGAGCAACAAAACCAAATTCTACAGATACTCAAGAGCAATCCTCGGTTAACGGCTGCCTTTATAAAACTAAGACAG aagCAAACAACTCGACATGCCAGGGGTGAAGAGTAG
- the LOC124412241 gene encoding histone lysine acetyltransferase CREBBP-like isoform X3, translating to MQPNQGLRQPSPQQLMSPQQPRHPGQPIVDIIPQMPGQPGDILGPVDPVYNRPTVAASTMHKHALRQLGQALRSPNTPEQQNQILQILKSNPRLTAAFIKLRQKQTTRHARGEE from the exons ATGCAACCTAATCAGGGGCTCCGGCAACCGAGTCCTCAACAGCTGATGTCACCGCAGCAGCCCCGACACCCAGGTCAACCGATTGTGGATATAATTCCACAGATGCCTGGACAACCAGGAGATATTCTGGGACCAGTCGACCCAGTTTACAATCGACCCACAGTTGCTGCATCGACAATGCATAAGCATGCTTTGCGACAACTTGGGCAAGCCCTGCGGAGTCCCAACACGCCTGAGCAACAAAACCAAATTCTACAGATACTCAAGAGCAATCCTCGGTTAACGGCTGCCTTTATAAAACTAAGACAG aagCAAACAACTCGACATGCCAGGGGTGAAGAGTAG
- the LOC124412242 gene encoding uncharacterized protein LOC124412242 produces MKISTSVVLILLLAGTINVEAGPLAAGICYAGCAAVVTACFAAAGFTFGTVPGAQIAAVPALVACNAGFATCEAACVAALLTPTP; encoded by the coding sequence atgaaaatttcaacatcaGTTGTGCTGATACTCCTTCTGGCTGGCACTATCAACGTGGAAGCTGGTCCGTtagctgctggtatttgctaCGCTGGATGTGCAGCCGTAGTGACTGCCTGTTTCGCCGCAGCCGGGTTCACCTTCGGCACCGTACCTGGTGCACAAATTGCGGCCGTCCCAGCCCTGGTCGCATGCAATGCAGGATTCGCCACCTGCGAAGCTGCCTGCGTAGCAGCATTGCTCACGCCTACACCGTAA